The following nucleotide sequence is from Scyliorhinus torazame isolate Kashiwa2021f chromosome 4, sScyTor2.1, whole genome shotgun sequence.
ccagtgcgagatccccagtcagtgatctcagcgccatatccccagtcagtgatcccagtgccagatccccagtcagtgatctcagcaccagatccccattcagtgatcccagtgccagatccccagtcagtgatccgaGTGtgagatccccagtcagtgatcccagtgccagatccccagtcagtgatctcagcaccagatccccattcagtgatctcagcgccatatccccagtcagtgatctcagcgccagatccccattcagtgatcccagtgccagatccccagtcagtgatctcagcaccagatccccattcagtgatcccagtggcagattcccagccagtgatctcagcaccagatccccagtcagtgatcctaTTGCCAGATCCCCAGCCAGTGATCCTATTGCCAGATCCCCAGCCAGTGATCCCAGTCCCAGATCCCCAGCCAATGGTCCCAGCCCCAGATCCCCAGCCAGTGATCTCAGCGCCAGATCCCCATCCAGTGATGACGACTCCTGAATCCAATCTGGTGATTCCTGCTCCAGATCCCAACCCAGTGAATCCAGTTGCTTCGTGAAGCCCGGGATTGGATTATGGATGGATGCAGGTCTTTGCGGACTGTGGGGAGGGACAGCGGGCGGTGGGGTAATCGTGCATTATTCAGACAGTGATGAGGAGATGGGTCTCCAGTCCAGTGTtggcaggtgcccagtcccactGACCTGTCCCTCACTATCATCCTTCTTTTCTTGCCCAGATATTTCCCGATCCCTCCGACTTTGACCATTTCTGTCGACTGAAGgatcgcctcccatccattgtggTGGAaccgagtgagggagaggtggagagtggGGAACTACGGTGGCCACCAGAGGAGATGGTGGTGACTGAGGAGGCATGTGTCAAAGCCAGCAAAGAGAGTGAGACGCTGGTCAGCATGGAGCAATAACTGAACCTCTCACTAACAATAAATTGAGTGCCTCTGGAGAAGACGAGAGGATGGGGAATTTCCCACTGGGAGCCAAACCAGGGGGAGGACCATCCTTGCGGCCTGGCCTGGATAAGCTTGGCCTGGTATTTCTGGAGGTTTCCAGTGACCTCAGATCCTGTGGGCTTGCTGTACGCTTGTTGTCCTGTTGGACGGATCGACGCTTCTATCCTTTACAAAGCCTCAGAACTATTATTTTCTTCCTCAGTGTTTTGTTTACTGAACTGTGATATCTGCAATGAGATTTGAGGGGGGTTGTGCTGAGGCCTGTCACTGTAGATTTGCAGTTGGCACCAATCCCATCAACCACATGCAAAGTGTTAGAACCCACACGAGTCTGACGGGGCAGGAACGATTAACTACCCTGTGCACCTTGTGGGTTTCCAGCTCCCTCGATAAGGGAGTGGGGACCTTTACCAATGCCTGGCtatgtataaatagagttggccaggaAGGCAGTGAGTAATAAAGGCCCAGTAGGGAGCTACTGGAGATGTATATAATAGCAGTTGTAAAATAAAGTCGGTTTTGCTTCAGCAAACTTGGTGTGGACTCTTTGTGGCCTCCAGAAAACAATTctactatgggccagggtttaggaaaCACCAAAGgatatcatggagtccacctgacctcttactgtttattaattttggttaggatgagcacacgggcctaccttttAGGTGTTATTCAGCACAGGCCGTAAGCGCTTGTAATTAATAACAAAgtgtattctacgaatttagttaacatttttataaacacacacaggaagaatttttatcaacaacaaacataaataccccacacagctacagcactTTATGTATAtctcttaatgaattcccccttaactgttccaattcaatgacaagtaaaaccagaaacccctttccaaaggcgtggcccagcacccggctctcttactggtataagacttgttattgatactctgttctccttctcaaacagcaggtttgaattccttccagagagAAATTATCTCTTTTATGTTATCAAGTAGTCAGGAAacggcttttaaaatgaagatagagagacacttctttcaatctACTGTATCTACTTAATCTGCTTAATCCCTAAATCtacttaatctactttgatctaaaagcagatgggggaggggagtcagctcaggccaatttaaaaagagcaacttgtaactcactcccagtgagttcccccagtgagccagagaagacacagccagagtgagacagcaaagagtgagtttgggaatttgaatctaggtgggaattcgtagctgggtggggaggaggtgctttttatccctggtaagtagtttttcttttcattgtctaatttatttatttttttcttttgttttttggaattttAGTTGTATAGGTTTACgtgaggtttaagacatggcaggagatcccagatccgtgtcatgctcctcgtgtgcgatgtgggagctcagggacacgtccactgtccctggctccttcacgtgcaagaagtgtgtccagttgcagctcctgttagaccgcttgacggctctggagctgatggatggactcactttggagcgtccgcgatgctgaggacgtcgtggatagcacgtttagcgagttggtcacaccgcaggtgaaaggtactgagggagttaGAAAATggctgaccaaaagacagagcaagagtaggaaggcagtgcaggtgtcccctgcggtcatctccctgcaaaacaaatataccgctttggatactgttgagggagatggctcaccggggaaggcagcagcagccaggttcatggcaccgtggctggctctgctgctcagctgggcaggaagaagaatggcagggctatagtgataggggactcaatcgtaaggggaatagacaggtggttgtgcggacgcaattgagactccaggatggtatgttgcctccctggtgcaagggtcaaggatgtctcggagcggctgcaggacattctggggggggagggtgaacagccatctgtcgtggtgcacataggcaccaacgatataggtaaaaaacgggacgaggtcctacaagctgaattcagggggttaggagttaaactaaaaagtaggacctcaaaggtagtaatctcaggattgctaccagtgccacaagctagtcagagtaggaatgtcaggatagagaggatgaatacgtggctcgagagatggtgcaagagggagggattcaaattcctggggcattggaaccggttctgggggaggtgggaccagtacaaattggacggtctgcacccgggcaggactggaactgatgtcctggggggggggggggggtttgctagagttgttggggagggtttaaactaatgtggcagggggatgggaaccgatgcaggaagttggaaggtagtaaaacagggacagaaacaaaaggcagtaagggggaaagtgtaaggcagagaagccattgttaaaaatcaaaaagggcgacagtacaaggtacagtgactgaggggagctcagtgaataggcccagtaatactaaaaggaataaaacgggaagtaaaaacattaatggtaagcgacgcggcaggttgttacaggaagatatgggttcaacgacaaggaaaattaggagaaaggttaagaggaaatataacttaggagaggtactgatcgaggtgttaagattcaaaacagaggtaaaaaaaagccaacataagtgtactttacctgaatgctcgtagtattcggaataaggtaaatgagttgatggtgcaaatcatcgtgaatgactatgatttagtggccattactgaaacatggttaaaggatggtcacgactgggagttaaatatccgagggtatcaaacttttcggaaggacagagtggatggtaagggaggtggtgtagctctgttatttaaggatgacatccgggcaatagtgagggatgacatcggtgctatggaggataaggttgaatccatttgggtggaaattaggaatagtaaggcagacaataaacaaagaaataacagatgcatgtagaaatggtacagcagttatcatgggggattttaatctacatgtcgattggtttaaccaggtcggtcaaggcagccttgaggaggagtttatagaatgtatccgcgatagtttcctagaacagtatgtaatggaacctatgagagaacaagcggccctagatctggtcctgtgtaatgagacaggattgatttatgacctcatagttagggatcctctcggaaggagcgatcacaatatggtggaatttaaaatacagatggagggtgagcaggtaaaatcaaacactagtgttttgtgcttaaacaaaggagattacaatgggatgagagaagaactagctaaggtagactgggagcaaagacattatggtgaaacagttgaggaacagtggagaaccttccaagcgatttttcacaactGTGTGGTGAACACCAGATAGTgtgccaggagcctcttcactaatgtgtccAACGAAGCTAAGAGTctcagggatggtggagggtgttggagatagctgtgtcACCCttgcatgcaccacaaacagctcgctcttccccacgttgagcttatatcccgagaagtctccaaactccctcagggtctgcatgacctcccccatcccctccaccggatccgcaatgtacagcagcaggtcatccgcatgtaGTGAGacacaatgctcccccccccccgaaccaaccccctctggactccctcaacgccttggccagcggctcaatcaccagggcaaagagcaggggggacaaagggcacccctgcctcgttccacggtgcaacccaaaataccctgaccgcagccggttcgtcgatacactcgtcaccggggcctggtacagcaatttaacccaccctatgaactcctccccaaacccaaatctgcttAACACctccccacaggtactcccactccacccggtcaaaggccttctccgcgtccattgccgctaccacttctgcctccccccccc
It contains:
- the LOC140411243 gene encoding protein LBH-like, which translates into the protein MTGVVNSDSIDQMELSSRKDPLCFQIFPDPSDFDHFCRLKDRLPSIVVEPSEGEVESGELRWPPEEMVVTEEACVKASKESETLVSMEQ